The Oscillatoria sp. FACHB-1407 genome includes a region encoding these proteins:
- a CDS encoding ABC transporter ATP-binding protein: MDTTQFSDALILDRPVVVQTSNLRKVYRTGFWLNQKVVTLKGCSLTVYQGETFGLLGQNGAGKTTLLKTLLGIIRPNGGEGVLLGKPLGDRSVKQRVGYLPENPYFYDFLTGWEFLQYAAGLFRIPPSVQQKRIPELLEMVGLAQSAARKKQLRQYSKGMLQRIGMAQTLINDPEVVFLDEPMSGLDPLGRYQIREIILSLKAQGKTIFFNSHVLSDVEAICDRIAILARGEILCLGSITELLGTADLYFVKVRGGNPEVLRQWAPDLEFQDGIWQGHLKGHPHDFLASLSLMNAQLIDMHLARPSLEEFFVQQLRQRGIYTSE, from the coding sequence ATGGATACGACTCAATTTTCAGATGCCCTCATCCTCGATCGCCCCGTTGTCGTGCAGACCTCTAATCTCCGCAAGGTCTACCGCACGGGCTTTTGGCTGAATCAAAAAGTAGTCACCCTCAAAGGATGTTCCCTCACGGTGTATCAGGGGGAAACGTTTGGGTTGCTGGGGCAAAATGGCGCAGGCAAAACGACCCTGCTCAAAACTCTGTTAGGGATCATTCGCCCCAATGGGGGTGAGGGAGTTTTACTGGGGAAACCCTTGGGCGATCGCTCCGTGAAACAACGGGTTGGCTACCTCCCTGAAAATCCTTATTTCTACGACTTCTTGACCGGGTGGGAGTTTTTGCAATACGCCGCAGGGCTATTTCGCATTCCCCCGTCGGTGCAACAAAAGCGTATCCCCGAATTGCTAGAGATGGTCGGGTTGGCACAATCTGCTGCCCGCAAAAAGCAACTGCGGCAATATTCCAAAGGTATGTTGCAGCGGATTGGTATGGCACAGACCTTAATTAACGATCCCGAAGTCGTGTTTCTAGATGAGCCGATGTCTGGATTAGACCCGTTAGGACGTTACCAAATTCGCGAGATTATCCTGTCGCTTAAAGCTCAAGGCAAAACCATCTTTTTTAATAGCCACGTATTGTCAGATGTAGAAGCCATTTGCGATCGCATCGCCATCCTGGCACGCGGTGAGATTTTGTGTCTCGGCTCGATTACTGAATTGCTGGGCACGGCGGACCTCTACTTCGTGAAAGTCCGGGGTGGAAATCCGGAGGTCCTGCGCCAGTGGGCACCTGACCTGGAGTTTCAAGATGGCATCTGGCAAGGACACCTCAAAGGACACCCCCACGACTTTCTGGCAAGCCTTAGTCTGATGAACGCTCAACTCATCGACATGCACCTGGCTCGTCCCTCGCTAGAAGAATTTTTTGTGCAACAACTGCGACAACGCGGCATCTATACCAGTGAGTGA
- a CDS encoding NAD(P)H-dependent glycerol-3-phosphate dehydrogenase, translating into MSDSVRSDSAILTVLGAGAWGTVLANLATRNGYQVRLWSRHGVLSLKDAIADASLIVSAVSIKGVTDVAEQLRECAIAPSAIFVSATKGLDPMTLRTPSQIWQASFPHHPVVVLSGPNLSKEIDQGLPAATVVASTDLTAAAAVQRVFACDRFRVYTNPDPVGTELGGTLKNVIAIAVGVCDGLNLGTNAKAALITRALTEMIRVGTHLGAEAETFFGLSGLGDLLATCNSSLSRNYQVGYGLAQGKSLAHVLNEIQGTAEGVNTANVLVELAHQHQIAVPVSYQVYLLLNNKITPVQAVEALMERDLKPEQFNRF; encoded by the coding sequence TTGTCTGACTCTGTAAGATCTGATTCTGCAATTCTCACGGTTTTAGGGGCGGGTGCCTGGGGCACGGTGTTGGCAAATCTGGCAACTCGCAATGGCTACCAGGTTCGCCTCTGGTCGCGTCATGGGGTGTTGTCGCTCAAGGATGCGATCGCCGATGCCAGTTTGATTGTGTCGGCGGTGTCGATTAAAGGTGTGACGGATGTAGCCGAGCAACTCAGGGAGTGTGCGATCGCCCCATCTGCCATTTTTGTCAGTGCCACCAAAGGGCTTGATCCCATGACATTGCGAACGCCATCGCAAATCTGGCAGGCATCATTTCCCCATCATCCGGTGGTGGTGTTGTCGGGGCCTAACCTGTCTAAGGAGATCGATCAGGGACTACCCGCAGCGACGGTAGTTGCCAGCACAGATCTAACGGCGGCAGCAGCGGTGCAACGGGTGTTCGCGTGCGATCGCTTTCGGGTCTACACGAACCCCGATCCAGTCGGCACCGAGTTGGGGGGAACGCTGAAGAACGTGATTGCGATCGCGGTAGGCGTTTGTGACGGGTTAAATCTGGGCACCAATGCCAAAGCGGCGTTGATCACCAGAGCGTTGACCGAGATGATCCGTGTGGGAACCCATTTGGGAGCCGAAGCTGAAACGTTTTTTGGGCTGTCAGGCTTGGGGGATCTGCTGGCTACCTGCAACAGTTCCCTCAGTCGCAATTATCAGGTCGGTTATGGATTGGCACAGGGCAAGTCACTGGCACATGTTCTTAATGAGATTCAAGGAACCGCAGAAGGGGTCAACACCGCTAATGTGCTGGTTGAGTTAGCGCACCAACACCAGATTGCAGTCCCCGTCTCCTATCAGGTGTACTTGCTGCTCAACAACAAAATTACTCCCGTGCAAGCGGTTGAGGCACTGATGGAACGCGATTTGAAACCGGAACAATTCAACCGATTTTAG
- a CDS encoding ureidoglycolate lyase, with product MVQFLQAQRITPAAFAPYGQVISASEDGQGYSAEDAQLQLDQGIPRFYIMRLHHKGRRFSRITRHLKCTQCLGSLEGKDWFIAVAPPSTADKPDLEAIAAFHIPGNCFIKLDVGTWHAGPYFDQAFVDFYNLELSDTNITDHDTCNLLQQHGLEFEIVSS from the coding sequence ATGGTTCAGTTCTTACAAGCCCAACGCATTACTCCAGCAGCATTCGCTCCTTATGGGCAAGTCATTTCTGCCAGTGAAGATGGTCAGGGTTATAGTGCTGAGGATGCCCAACTTCAGCTAGATCAGGGCATTCCCCGGTTCTACATTATGCGATTGCATCATAAAGGGCGACGGTTTTCGCGCATCACTCGTCACCTGAAATGCACTCAATGTCTCGGTTCGCTGGAGGGAAAGGATTGGTTCATTGCGGTTGCTCCGCCATCCACAGCGGACAAGCCCGACTTAGAGGCGATCGCCGCGTTTCATATCCCTGGAAACTGCTTCATCAAATTGGACGTGGGCACCTGGCACGCGGGCCCTTACTTTGATCAAGCGTTTGTTGATTTCTACAATTTGGAGTTGAGTGATACCAATATTACGGATCACGACACCTGCAACCTGCTGCAACAGCATGGATTGGAGTTTGAGATCGTGTCGTCTTAG
- a CDS encoding BON domain-containing protein — MSSGLSPKLNAYSAIAPSQNCKVFTSLFKTIPPERVGLNGEYDHNGLAKRVALAFNQEFKLEDIVNLKIRQRGGVVILMGKVSSQRLLARMITAALRVSGATDVETYGVSVELSRDPNKLDYRTSHLHAC, encoded by the coding sequence ATGAGTTCAGGGTTATCACCAAAGCTGAATGCATATTCAGCGATCGCACCATCTCAAAACTGCAAAGTCTTTACCTCTCTTTTTAAGACAATTCCCCCAGAACGGGTGGGTTTAAATGGTGAATATGACCATAATGGATTGGCAAAACGAGTTGCTCTGGCATTTAACCAGGAGTTCAAATTAGAAGACATTGTCAATCTAAAAATCCGGCAACGGGGTGGAGTCGTTATTCTGATGGGCAAAGTGTCCAGTCAACGCTTGTTGGCCCGCATGATCACCGCCGCTCTGCGAGTTAGTGGTGCGACTGATGTCGAAACCTATGGGGTCAGTGTTGAGTTGAGCCGCGATCCGAATAAGCTCGACTATCGCACCTCTCATCTCCACGCCTGCTAA
- a CDS encoding FG-GAP-like repeat-containing protein, which translates to MSIVLNQSNPETTDSFGVFAIAGNFNGSGADDLVVSAPREDLFFPLVGSTLIHAGAIDVFTGSTAGLNTTSSQTFHQNYGSVEDVAETGDGFGSRLAVGDFNGDGRDDLAVGVMAEDLGNIVDAGAVQIFNGTANGLTDASTPLFHQSPHGLIGIAEAEDKFGSALVAADFNGDGKDDLAVGVSGEDLYIGINSYNNAGAVNILYGSNTGLSLAGNQFFHQNSPDIRDSVETGDNFGRTLTAGDYNGDGYADLAVGSIDSVGSVSQAGAVNVLYGSAHGLTAANNQLWTQNTPGVKDEAEAHDQFGSSLASGDFDGNGKDDLAIGIMGEDIDGVENAGAVSVIYGSSNGLKEQSDDFFHQGVSGIQGNLETGDLFGFSLGVGDFNGDGYEDLAVGSIGEEINGVYQAGAVNILYGSDEGLTTTGSQFLHPGLATIDGAAGVEYNFGHSLSVGDFNNDGYADLGIGAPGTNVYGNSAAGSVYVIFGSANGLVA; encoded by the coding sequence ATGAGTATTGTTCTCAATCAATCCAATCCAGAAACCACTGACAGCTTTGGTGTTTTTGCGATCGCCGGCAACTTTAACGGCAGTGGTGCTGATGACTTAGTCGTTAGTGCTCCTAGAGAAGATCTCTTCTTTCCGCTTGTTGGCTCCACATTGATTCATGCAGGGGCGATCGATGTCTTTACAGGTAGCACCGCAGGCTTGAATACGACCTCATCTCAAACCTTTCATCAAAACTATGGCAGCGTTGAAGATGTAGCTGAAACGGGTGACGGATTTGGCTCTCGATTAGCCGTGGGTGACTTTAATGGCGACGGCAGAGATGATCTGGCGGTCGGGGTTATGGCAGAAGACCTCGGCAATATTGTTGATGCGGGTGCAGTGCAAATCTTTAACGGCACTGCTAATGGACTAACAGATGCTTCAACTCCCCTCTTTCACCAAAGCCCTCATGGACTGATTGGCATCGCTGAAGCCGAGGATAAATTTGGCTCGGCTCTGGTGGCAGCAGACTTTAACGGAGATGGTAAGGACGACCTGGCGGTTGGAGTGAGCGGCGAGGATCTTTATATTGGGATCAACTCCTACAACAATGCGGGTGCTGTCAACATTCTGTACGGCTCAAATACGGGGTTGAGTCTTGCCGGAAATCAGTTTTTTCATCAGAACTCACCTGACATTCGAGACAGTGTAGAGACGGGTGACAACTTTGGGAGAACACTGACCGCAGGGGACTACAACGGGGATGGCTATGCTGACCTGGCAGTTGGTTCGATCGACTCAGTCGGTTCTGTCAGTCAAGCAGGAGCGGTAAACGTGCTCTACGGTTCTGCTCATGGGTTAACCGCAGCTAACAATCAACTATGGACTCAAAATACACCGGGGGTAAAAGACGAAGCAGAGGCTCATGACCAATTTGGCTCCAGTTTGGCATCGGGTGATTTTGATGGAAACGGTAAAGATGACCTGGCGATCGGCATCATGGGTGAAGACATTGATGGGGTTGAAAATGCAGGCGCGGTAAGTGTGATCTATGGCAGTTCCAATGGGTTGAAAGAGCAGAGCGATGATTTTTTCCATCAAGGAGTTAGCGGCATTCAAGGCAATCTAGAAACTGGAGATCTGTTTGGCTTTAGTTTGGGAGTGGGTGACTTTAATGGGGACGGGTATGAAGACCTGGCGGTCGGGTCGATTGGAGAAGAGATTAACGGAGTTTATCAAGCGGGTGCTGTGAATATCCTTTATGGATCTGATGAGGGTTTGACGACCACAGGTAGCCAATTCCTTCACCCAGGTTTAGCGACGATTGATGGTGCTGCTGGGGTTGAATACAACTTTGGACACAGCTTGAGTGTTGGTGACTTTAACAACGATGGCTATGCAGATTTAGGGATTGGTGCTCCAGGTACTAATGTCTACGGCAACAGTGCAGCGGGTTCTGTTTATGTGATCTTTGGGTCTGCCAATGGTCTGGTGGCATAG
- a CDS encoding FG-GAP-like repeat-containing protein, with the protein MSIVLTQQNLGPGDSFGWSLMAGNFNGSGADDLVVGVPFEDVFSYPTGEISDAGVVAIYQGSNSGLGNSASQSFHQNYGLVPDVAEGSDRFGYSLAVGDFDGDGYDDLVSGIPFETFSGIFSGGAVQAFYGSASGLTDSSSGFFYQGSPGILGTAESFDYFGHALVAADFNGDGRDDLVIGAPGEDVQINASQSAASAGAVNILYGSNTGLSTVGDQFFHKDSFGIEDSVEASDQFGTALTAGDYNGDGYADLAVGSIGDNGTVNVIYGTVGGLNSANDQLWTQDTTGIQDTGEAGDQFGSSLASGDFDGNGRDDLAVGVPGEDLDGLNNAGAVSVIYGTVNGLQEQSDDFFHQGVNGIQGSLEAGDRFGTTVTVGDFNNDGYDDLAVGSEEGIGGVDGAGAVNVFYGSSNGLTTTGSQFIHQDLASIAGSAGDSFHFSSSLTTGDFNNDGYADLGIGSAWASVSGVNSAGAVHVVFGSANGLVV; encoded by the coding sequence ATGAGTATTGTTCTGACTCAACAAAATCTCGGTCCTGGCGACAGCTTCGGTTGGTCTCTGATGGCTGGTAATTTCAACGGCAGCGGTGCAGATGACTTAGTAGTCGGTGTTCCATTTGAAGATGTGTTTAGTTATCCCACTGGTGAAATCAGCGATGCGGGCGTTGTGGCTATCTATCAAGGCAGTAATTCTGGTTTAGGTAATAGCGCATCCCAATCGTTTCATCAAAACTACGGGCTAGTTCCAGATGTGGCCGAAGGAAGCGACCGATTTGGGTATTCTCTAGCAGTGGGTGACTTTGATGGCGACGGTTACGACGACTTAGTATCTGGTATTCCATTTGAGACATTTAGTGGCATATTCTCTGGAGGTGCAGTGCAAGCCTTTTACGGCAGTGCCTCCGGGTTGACCGACTCCTCAAGTGGCTTTTTTTATCAAGGCAGCCCAGGCATACTGGGCACGGCGGAATCTTTTGACTACTTTGGTCATGCTTTAGTTGCAGCAGACTTTAACGGAGATGGTCGAGATGATTTGGTGATCGGCGCACCTGGCGAAGACGTACAAATCAATGCGAGTCAGTCTGCTGCTTCTGCGGGTGCGGTCAATATCCTATACGGCTCAAACACAGGATTGAGCACAGTTGGAGACCAGTTCTTCCACAAAGACTCATTTGGCATTGAAGACAGTGTTGAGGCATCAGACCAGTTTGGCACAGCTCTAACGGCGGGCGACTATAACGGCGATGGCTATGCAGATTTAGCGGTTGGCTCTATTGGAGACAACGGAACAGTCAATGTGATTTATGGCACTGTTGGTGGTTTGAACTCTGCTAACGATCAGCTGTGGACTCAAGACACAACCGGCATCCAGGACACAGGCGAAGCGGGTGATCAATTTGGCTCCAGTCTGGCATCGGGTGACTTTGACGGCAACGGTCGAGACGATCTGGCGGTCGGCGTTCCAGGTGAAGACTTGGATGGTCTTAACAATGCAGGAGCGGTAAGTGTCATCTATGGGACGGTCAACGGTTTACAGGAACAGAGCGATGACTTCTTTCATCAAGGGGTCAACGGCATTCAGGGAAGCCTGGAGGCTGGAGACCGCTTTGGTACAACTGTAACTGTGGGCGACTTCAACAACGATGGCTATGATGACCTGGCAGTTGGGTCTGAAGAAGGCATCGGTGGGGTTGATGGGGCGGGTGCTGTAAATGTCTTCTATGGCTCTAGTAATGGTTTAACAACCACAGGTAGTCAATTTATTCACCAAGACTTAGCTAGCATTGCTGGTTCTGCTGGTGATAGCTTCCATTTCAGCAGTAGCTTGACTACAGGTGACTTTAACAACGATGGCTATGCAGATTTGGGCATTGGTTCTGCATGGGCAAGTGTCTCTGGTGTGAATAGTGCAGGTGCAGTGCATGTGGTCTTTGGCTCTGCCAATGGTCTAGTGGTATAG
- a CDS encoding DUF1257 domain-containing protein, translated as MSHFTRIKTQIKDQDALVKALADMGFATVEVYASAQYLYGYEGDIRADQAEVIVRRQHIGKLSNDIGFKRQEDGAFAAIISEYDRTRYSERWLNQLTQRYAYHALMTKAPAEGFTVETEETLEDGTIRVVLGRWV; from the coding sequence ATGTCTCATTTCACTCGCATCAAAACTCAAATTAAAGACCAGGATGCCTTAGTTAAAGCGTTAGCAGATATGGGCTTTGCGACGGTTGAAGTTTACGCCAGCGCACAGTATTTGTATGGTTATGAAGGAGACATTCGGGCAGATCAGGCGGAGGTCATAGTTCGTCGTCAACACATTGGTAAGTTGAGCAACGATATTGGGTTCAAACGTCAAGAGGATGGGGCGTTTGCGGCAATTATTTCGGAATACGATCGCACTCGTTATTCAGAACGGTGGTTGAACCAACTGACTCAGCGGTATGCTTATCACGCTTTGATGACAAAAGCCCCTGCGGAAGGCTTCACTGTCGAAACGGAGGAAACTCTGGAAGATGGCACGATTCGAGTAGTGTTAGGACGGTGGGTATAA
- a CDS encoding SulP family inorganic anion transporter, with protein MATEPEQLNVAKRVRRSSIVALVQHELHPSRLFLSVTAGVILGVIQVTLAVSMAVLIFSGELSSYASVGIGIALFASVVVAIAIALLSSIQGIVSQAQDAPAVIVAAIASTIAAELSATTNPAIAVSTVVTMIALTSILTGLSCFILGFLKLGDLVRFIPYPVIGGFLAGTGWLLLQGGFTVMTNVPLDLTQLSQLLQPNSLMLWVPGISFAVLLLVVLRRFQNAFVMPSLLAGAIAIFHLVLWLSGMSIAEAQTAGLLLSPFPEGGIWRPIQWITLQQTDWSLILGEAGKIVSVVLLTISALLLNSSGIELATRRDIGLNQELQAAGIGNFVAGLGGGIICFHGLGTSVLGHKIGAKSRLTGLLTAVVSLSALTIGADMLVLFPKAVLGGLVALLGLDFLVEWVYSAYFKLPKVDYAIVILILLVVGTIGFLEGVGVGLVVAIALFVINYSQVNVAKHTLSGATYQSNVARTTYQTRLLRDQGEQIYVLELQGFLFFGTSNTLLEQIRQRAANPALIPLRFVILDFRAVNGLDSSAVLSFVKLRQLAEQHPFRLLFTHLYPVMEQQLRQGNCLDDPDSDQPQLTYLFADLDHGIEWCENQILGAVSWKRRRNLPLNLHLDELFSEAEQVSGFMEYLNKVEVAAGETLFQVGDRAESLFFVESGQVTTFLTLDNDQTRRLQTIGVGNLVGVMDFYLQSTHQITATTDVPTKLYRLSQTAWQQMQQEKPDVANAFREYVIRLLSDRLSNAYRSITDLLR; from the coding sequence ATGGCAACTGAACCAGAGCAACTCAACGTCGCTAAAAGGGTGCGGCGTTCTTCTATCGTTGCCTTAGTTCAGCATGAGTTGCACCCCAGCAGACTATTTTTGAGTGTGACCGCAGGCGTTATTTTAGGTGTTATCCAGGTCACACTAGCCGTCTCAATGGCTGTCTTGATTTTTTCAGGAGAGCTGTCGTCTTATGCCTCTGTAGGCATTGGAATAGCATTATTTGCCTCTGTAGTGGTGGCTATTGCGATCGCCCTACTGAGTTCAATTCAGGGAATAGTGAGTCAAGCGCAAGATGCGCCTGCTGTTATTGTTGCTGCGATCGCCAGTACGATTGCGGCTGAACTTTCTGCAACAACCAACCCAGCCATTGCAGTGTCTACAGTCGTGACGATGATTGCCCTGACCTCAATTCTGACGGGGCTAAGTTGTTTTATTCTGGGTTTCCTAAAGTTAGGCGATCTCGTTCGGTTTATTCCTTACCCTGTCATTGGAGGATTTTTAGCAGGCACAGGGTGGCTTTTGTTACAGGGTGGGTTTACGGTGATGACCAATGTTCCCCTCGATCTCACCCAATTATCGCAACTTCTCCAACCCAATAGCCTCATGCTTTGGGTTCCTGGAATCAGTTTTGCAGTGTTGCTGCTGGTCGTTTTGCGGCGTTTTCAGAATGCGTTTGTCATGCCCAGTTTATTAGCTGGGGCGATCGCTATATTTCATCTTGTGTTGTGGTTGTCGGGCATGTCGATCGCAGAGGCGCAAACGGCAGGGTTGTTGCTCAGTCCGTTTCCAGAAGGTGGTATTTGGCGTCCAATTCAATGGATCACGCTCCAACAAACAGACTGGTCGTTAATCTTAGGAGAAGCCGGGAAAATTGTCTCAGTTGTGTTGCTGACCATTTCAGCTTTGTTACTAAACTCCAGTGGCATCGAACTCGCAACTCGGCGTGATATTGGCCTCAATCAAGAGCTACAAGCCGCAGGAATTGGCAACTTCGTTGCAGGTCTGGGCGGTGGCATCATTTGTTTTCACGGATTAGGAACGAGCGTATTAGGTCACAAAATTGGAGCTAAAAGCCGTCTCACTGGGCTACTTACGGCTGTAGTGAGTCTGTCTGCTTTGACGATTGGAGCAGACATGCTCGTTTTGTTTCCTAAAGCGGTTTTAGGCGGATTAGTAGCTCTATTGGGGTTAGATTTCCTAGTGGAATGGGTTTACAGTGCCTATTTCAAACTTCCTAAAGTTGACTATGCGATTGTGATTTTAATCTTGCTGGTAGTTGGCACGATTGGCTTTTTAGAGGGAGTGGGGGTTGGTTTAGTCGTGGCGATCGCGCTGTTTGTCATCAATTACAGCCAGGTCAACGTGGCAAAACATACCCTCTCTGGTGCCACCTATCAAAGCAATGTAGCGCGTACAACCTATCAAACTCGATTACTGCGTGATCAGGGCGAACAGATTTACGTTCTGGAGCTACAAGGGTTTCTCTTTTTTGGTACATCAAATACGTTACTGGAGCAGATTCGCCAACGAGCCGCTAATCCTGCCCTCATTCCACTGCGGTTTGTCATCCTCGATTTTCGAGCCGTTAATGGGCTAGATTCTTCGGCGGTGCTAAGCTTCGTCAAGCTGCGTCAACTAGCAGAACAACACCCCTTTCGACTACTCTTTACCCACCTGTATCCAGTCATGGAACAGCAACTCCGACAGGGAAATTGTTTGGATGATCCTGACAGCGACCAACCGCAACTGACTTACCTCTTTGCAGATTTAGACCACGGTATCGAGTGGTGTGAAAATCAAATTTTAGGAGCTGTATCCTGGAAACGACGACGCAATCTGCCGCTGAATCTGCATTTAGATGAACTATTTTCAGAGGCTGAACAGGTTTCAGGCTTTATGGAGTATCTGAATAAGGTTGAGGTAGCCGCAGGAGAAACGCTTTTTCAAGTGGGCGATCGCGCTGAATCTCTGTTTTTTGTCGAGTCAGGGCAGGTGACCACGTTTTTAACGCTGGATAATGACCAGACTCGCCGACTCCAAACGATTGGGGTGGGCAACCTGGTTGGAGTGATGGATTTTTATTTGCAATCGACTCACCAAATTACAGCGACTACAGATGTACCGACGAAACTCTATCGGTTATCACAAACTGCATGGCAGCAAATGCAACAGGAAAAACCAGACGTTGCCAATGCCTTTCGAGAGTATGTGATTCGTCTGTTGAGCGATCGCCTCTCCAATGCTTATCGCTCTATTACAGATTTGTTGAGATAA
- a CDS encoding GUN4 domain-containing protein: MTDRFDQPQANDAVLGGHGAIPVGAPVLGGWAGIKQRLTSPIAEQRIAALSEALQHGQQGLYLVMRALRDESADVRQTAYALLHDRSEPRVKQAIAYYYTQEHYSRLKTVLSRGQWQEADQETKAALFRACGLELREQFRPEFIAKIPCRDLQVIDRLWMKYSRGRFGFSVQRPIWQRYFDFYAEKSDVWMAFADRVGWRVNNLLVQNHWKRYGEITFSLSAPVGHLPFLGDTFGIFTIEAIAKRLTQCELE, translated from the coding sequence GTGACAGACCGTTTCGACCAACCTCAAGCAAACGATGCCGTTTTAGGGGGACACGGAGCCATTCCCGTTGGTGCGCCTGTGTTGGGTGGGTGGGCTGGCATCAAACAACGCTTAACTAGCCCGATCGCCGAGCAACGTATCGCAGCCCTTTCAGAAGCTCTGCAACACGGACAACAGGGGCTATATCTGGTGATGCGGGCATTGCGGGATGAGTCGGCTGATGTGCGGCAAACAGCCTATGCGCTGTTGCACGATCGCTCAGAGCCCAGAGTCAAACAAGCGATCGCCTATTACTACACCCAAGAACACTACTCTCGGCTTAAAACGGTCTTGTCTAGGGGACAGTGGCAAGAAGCTGACCAGGAAACGAAAGCGGCACTGTTTCGAGCGTGTGGCTTGGAGTTGCGAGAGCAATTTCGTCCAGAATTTATTGCCAAGATTCCCTGTCGCGACTTGCAGGTGATCGATCGCCTGTGGATGAAATATAGCCGGGGACGATTTGGCTTCAGTGTGCAGCGACCCATCTGGCAACGCTACTTTGATTTCTACGCAGAAAAGTCGGATGTCTGGATGGCATTTGCCGATCGCGTTGGGTGGCGGGTGAATAATCTCTTGGTGCAAAATCACTGGAAACGCTACGGCGAAATTACCTTTTCCCTCTCCGCTCCAGTGGGGCACCTGCCTTTTTTGGGGGACACCTTTGGCATTTTTACAATTGAAGCGATCGCCAAACGATTAACCCAATGTGAACTGGAATAG
- a CDS encoding WD40 repeat domain-containing protein has translation MDLSARSSTTVSSSGQSTPFPQPHDVVLGGASPAPIAGLVLGGLDGVRHRLNSALVEERVGAIAQLSRYGQAGLDLLLQSLTDPAIAVQRAAYLQLHHSSDVKARRALRSYDSYRLFECLFTLTGHAGGVTAVAISEDGKTVVSAGRDATVRVWDLTSQEAFWVLPIAQFVYAIAFSPDNRTFTLRHRHQVITAWDSRTGQQLEGEDLPTRSISSVTISGDRHRTHKHLISGSRNGIKIWDLQQGQEVITLQGHTHLVTAVAIAPDQSRLISGSEDRTVKVWGVPT, from the coding sequence ATGGATTTATCAGCAAGGTCATCCACCACCGTGTCTAGCTCTGGTCAATCAACCCCCTTCCCACAGCCCCATGATGTCGTTCTGGGGGGCGCAAGTCCTGCCCCGATCGCAGGATTGGTGCTGGGTGGGTTGGACGGTGTGCGCCATCGGCTGAACAGTGCATTAGTGGAAGAGCGAGTAGGGGCGATCGCTCAACTCAGTCGTTATGGTCAAGCGGGGTTAGATCTGCTGCTGCAAAGCCTAACCGACCCTGCGATCGCCGTTCAACGCGCTGCCTATCTTCAGTTACATCACTCCTCCGATGTCAAAGCACGACGCGCACTGCGGAGCTATGACAGCTACCGCTTATTTGAATGTCTGTTTACCCTGACGGGTCATGCCGGTGGGGTAACGGCAGTAGCCATTAGTGAAGACGGCAAAACGGTTGTGAGTGCAGGTCGCGATGCCACCGTGCGAGTGTGGGATCTCACGTCACAGGAGGCATTTTGGGTGCTGCCGATCGCCCAGTTTGTCTATGCGATCGCCTTTAGCCCTGACAATCGCACTTTTACCCTGCGTCACCGTCATCAGGTCATCACCGCCTGGGATAGCCGCACCGGACAACAGCTAGAGGGGGAAGACCTGCCCACCCGCAGCATTTCCTCCGTCACGATCAGTGGCGATCGCCACCGCACCCACAAACACCTGATTAGCGGTAGTCGCAACGGGATCAAAATTTGGGACTTGCAACAAGGGCAAGAGGTGATCACCTTGCAGGGACATACACATCTGGTCACAGCAGTGGCAATTGCGCCTGATCAATCACGCCTCATTAGTGGCAGTGAGGATAGAACCGTCAAGGTTTGGGGAGTTCCAACGTGA
- a CDS encoding GUN4 domain-containing protein, giving the protein MISPSESPEDFTTVDCTQLEKYLKGGLWRMADMETRKLIITACGGNPADPQTTPSLNQLPCPDLQKIDQLWVKYSRGRFGFSVQQAIWKPLEQKLYSKTDVWAAFGDRTSWRINHLLKQNYWKQHKELTFDIKAPAGHLPHMGDKFGILTLEQFFKQMEWCAGNPPAE; this is encoded by the coding sequence ATGATTAGCCCCTCAGAATCCCCTGAAGATTTCACAACCGTTGATTGCACCCAACTTGAGAAATATCTCAAAGGCGGGTTGTGGCGCATGGCAGATATGGAAACTCGTAAGCTCATCATCACCGCCTGTGGAGGCAACCCCGCAGACCCACAAACAACTCCATCCCTTAACCAACTGCCCTGTCCCGATTTGCAGAAAATTGACCAACTCTGGGTGAAGTACAGCCGTGGACGGTTTGGCTTTAGCGTTCAGCAAGCAATCTGGAAACCGTTAGAACAAAAGCTTTATAGCAAGACTGATGTTTGGGCTGCATTCGGCGATCGCACGAGTTGGCGGATCAACCACCTGCTTAAACAGAACTATTGGAAACAGCACAAAGAATTGACCTTTGATATTAAAGCTCCCGCCGGTCACTTGCCCCACATGGGTGATAAATTTGGCATTTTGACGCTGGAACAGTTTTTTAAGCAGATGGAGTGGTGTGCTGGCAATCCTCCAGCGGAATAA